TCGCCAGAATGCCTGCAATGTCAGAAATCTTCCGAATTTCCTCGCTATTTACGTTCTTCGAGAACAAGATTTGGGATTTATTCAGACTAACTTTCTGACCCGAAGCCCTGCTAAACCTCTCGAGACACTGCGATATGATAGATATTTGATCTTGCGAGGCTTCGGCAAACAAAACAAGATCGTCAACAAAAAATGATGAGTGAGGATAGGGCCAAATCTGGGCAACCGAACGTCCTTTCAATTTCCTTTATGAACGTCATCTTTGATAGTGTGGCTGAGGCGTTCCATATAAAGTACGAACAAGTAAGGGGATATAGCATCGCCTTGGCCTATCCATCGAGAGGGAACGATTTGGTCGAGCTGGGAACCATTCCAAAGAATGTTCAATCTAGGGGTTTCAACACAAGCCATAATATTCCTGGTCCAAACGTTGTTCATGCCCACATCCTCAATGGTTTCTCGGATGAAGTCCCAATTCAATCTGTCATATGCTTTTTCCAAGTCAATTTTAAGGACCATGAACCTTTTCTTGCCCTGACGTGTTCGCATAGAATGGATTACTTCTTGGTAAATAAGGATATTGTCAGTGATTTGTCTACCCGGGACAAAACTACTTTACTCTTGCCCAATAAGCTTCCTTAAGATGGATTTAATACGGTTGGTTATGGCCTTCATAATGATTTTGTATATGACATTGCAAAGGCTGATTGGCCTATATTGACTAGCACCGGTAGGGCAGCTGTTTTTTGGAATGAGAGTGATCAAAGTGTCGTTGATTCCCTCTTCTAGTTTTCCAGATCACATAAACAAATCCACCTGCTTAACGATAGAGGCCCCCACCACCGGCCAGACTTTCTGATAGAAAGAAGCATGGAACCCGCCTGGTCCCGGAGCTTTCAGCGGGCTCATATAAAAAAGAGCGGCTTTGATCTCATCCACGGAGAATTCCGCATTAAAGGTAGTCCAGACCCCCTCATCCAGTGTAGGGAATTTACCATATGGAATACAAGAGCTATCAATATCCGTGTCTTTGGTGAAGATACTAGTAAAGTACTCCTGGATTGCTTTTTCAATTTGTTGCTCCTCGACTATGGAGTTTCCTTCGGCATCTAAAAAATTATGCCTCCCTCGCGTTGCCCTCTTGCTCTTGGTAGCAGCGTGGTAGAATTTGGTGTTTCGGTATCTAGAGGCAATCTATTCTTCTCTCGATTGTTAGAACCAGAGTGTTTCCTCTTGGTGCAGGACATTAAGTTCCTTTCTGATTTTTCTTTCAAGCTTGATTAACCCAGCGTGGTTGGCGTTGTCCATATGCCGTTGGATCTCGTCTAAACTTTTCAACAGCTTATTTTTCTTGTGATTAATATTTCCAAATACAATGCGGTTCCACTCCTTAAACTTGGTAGCCATGAGGTTTTTGTTCTTCCAAACAGTATCATTGGTGTTCCAATGTTCCCTCACAAGGTCAAGAAACGAGCGGTGACTAGTCCAAGCTCCCTGAAACATGAATTTGGACTATCCTATATTTCCTTTATTATCGACATCAATGAGTACTGGACAGTGATCTGAACCAAAGGTCGTGAGATGAGACACTTTAGTGTCCCGCATAATATCCAACCAGTCCATAGGGCAAAGAACGCGGTCGAGCCTGGCTCCCTTGAACGTTTCTTCTTCCTTTCATCTCCGCTACATAAATTCCAGGCCTGAGAACCCCAGGTCCACGAAAGCTTCATTGAAAATCCAAGTCCTGAAATCTCCATTCTTGTGACCTCCCGGGTTGTAAGGGTTCGAGGACTCCTCATTACTAACAATTGCATTGAAATCCCCGGCAATGAGCCAGGGGTGGTTAATCAGAACCTTGTTCCTACTTAAGGAGCTCCAAAGCCGCTTCGGAAGGTGAAGCGACGGACTGCCATAGACCACTGAAAAATTCCACTTTCTACCTGAAATCTCCTTGATTGCCATATGCACGAACTGAGGGTGAGAGTTGAGAATATCAACCTGCAAAATATCATACCACAGGGTCCAGATACTCCCACTGTACCCAAGAGCCTCAACTCTTGCCCACTTGTCAAAGCCAAGTTTGATGCAAACGTTATCCGCATTGGCACTAGACATCTTAGTTTCTAATAGGTAGAAGATGTTGGGTCGGTGCTTACAAACAATCCATTTGGCAGCTCTAAGAAACCTCTTAGATGCTGCTCCATGACAATTCCAGGTTATAATCTTCATggaaaacaaacacaaaaaagagaaagaaaagccagaaaccaaagaaaacaacaaacccaaaaacaaacaacaaacaaGAGGGCACGAAAAAATAGTAAGAAAAAACCGCAACTCACAACTCCATGGCATCAGCACGAGAGAGCTCCAATTCATTCCCATCAGCGAGCAAGCTCGATTGTTCCAAGTCGTCCAGCTGCGTCCCGTCCGGAGGATCGCCAAAGTGCTCGGGAAAGGACTCCATACCCGCCATGCACTCCGTATCAACCCCACTTTCTACCTCAAAGACTTGCACTATCTTGGAACCATTTTTGTCTCTGGTAACTAATGTATGTTCGCTAGCAGCTCCAGCTTGGTTAGCTTGTGTTTGCGGGGCTTTCGCGCGTGGGTGTTTCCTGTTGCTTGTCTCCCCAACTACAGGTTGTTTCTTATGGAGCCCATGATTATTGTTTCCCATGATTTGTTTCTCAGAAACTTGGGTGGCcggtttttttccttttgatgGGCCTGGTCTTTTCGTTCCCTAGGCTTGAGTTTCACTTACAGATTTCCCACTTGGTAGTTCCTCCGCTGTCTGTTCGTCTTCGTCATTCACAGGCTCCGTAAGATTCACAAATCTCGACCCAGATTGTGTACTCGTATATCTTCCCTTTTCGGTTTCACGTTGATCTTTCCTTCCATAATCCCTCTCCCCTTGATTTTGGTTCCCTTGAAACTTTGAATAGTTCCTTTTCGGTTTCGGTGCTATCATCCAACCACCATAGTCATCCGTGATTTCCGGTCTAATTAAGGGAGTAGCCGTTGTTAGCTGCTTCTTTCTATTTCCAGATTCATTGTGACCGTTCCTGTCACCGGAGCTATTTTCCAGCCGATTTCCTCCATCTGCGTTTAGTTCAGTGGTGTCGGAGTCGTTTTGATTCAAGCTGCAACCCTCCGCGTTGTGTCCATACATCCCGCACTTAAAACAGATGAGATGGAGACCTTCGTAAACAATCGGTCATGCTCTATTCCTCAACGTGAAAT
This portion of the Ipomoea triloba cultivar NCNSP0323 chromosome 5, ASM357664v1 genome encodes:
- the LOC116020273 gene encoding uncharacterized protein LOC116020273, coding for MKIITWNCHGAASKRFLRAAKWIVCKHRPNIFYLLETKMSSANADNVCIKLGFDKWARVEALGYSGSIWTLWYDILQVDILNSHPQFVHMAIKEISGRKWNFSVVYGSPSLHLPKRLWSSLSRNKVLINHPWLIAGDFNAIVSNEESSNPYNPGGHKNGDFRTWIFNEAFVDLGFSGLEFM